The following are encoded together in the Flavobacterium sp. TR2 genome:
- a CDS encoding DUF6814 family protein, whose product MNAIKQVLGALWIALAAAAAYFCVFEFGLPKLLSDQQDDLVFGVIILFILTPLIVMGLGTFGYYSLIGEYNDPKKKK is encoded by the coding sequence ATGAATGCGATTAAACAAGTTTTAGGGGCTTTATGGATTGCTTTGGCGGCGGCGGCGGCTTATTTTTGCGTGTTTGAATTTGGTTTGCCTAAACTTCTTTCAGACCAGCAGGACGATTTAGTATTTGGCGTAATTATTCTATTTATACTAACGCCTCTTATTGTTATGGGCTTAGGAACATTTGGATATTATTCTTTAATTGGAGAGTATAATGATCCTAAAAAGAAAAAATAA
- a CDS encoding MFS transporter has protein sequence MSKTSTKGIWKVISASSMGTMIEWYDFYIFGSLAVVISTKFFPSDNPTAAFLSTLATFAAGFVVRPFGALFFGRLGDIIGRKYTFMATLLLMGGSTFLIGCIPSYETIGFLAPLLVLILRLLQGLALGGEYGGAATYVAEHSPAGEKGYWTSWIQTTATVGLFISLMVILATKSILSAEAFDSWGWRVPFWVSIAMVGVSYLIRKNMDESPVFAKAKKEGTTSTNPLKESFGNRYNLKFVLLALFGATMGQGVVWYTGQFYAMSFMKTVMNVDSSQVDELLGVALLIGTPFFIVFGWLSDKIGRKYIMMFGMLVAILSYRPIYKMMYDTTDISKKTEILENPRITTENKADGTSITITEKKYTDGTSVVEKKTYVDKKDTQTSVSISINSSNKWTLTFLVFIQVLFVTMVYGPIAAFLVEMFPTKIRYTSMSLPYHVGNGIFGGLLPAISTYFVSHAKTAGKADFYLDGLWYPIIIAGICFVIGMIYIDNKNKITHL, from the coding sequence ATGAGCAAAACTTCTACTAAGGGCATTTGGAAAGTAATTTCGGCGTCTTCTATGGGCACCATGATCGAGTGGTACGATTTTTACATTTTTGGCAGTTTGGCTGTCGTTATTTCAACAAAATTTTTCCCTAGTGACAATCCAACTGCAGCGTTTTTATCTACTTTGGCCACATTCGCCGCCGGATTTGTAGTTCGCCCATTTGGAGCTTTGTTTTTTGGAAGGCTTGGTGATATTATTGGACGCAAGTATACTTTCATGGCTACCTTACTATTAATGGGGGGCTCAACCTTTTTAATAGGCTGCATTCCAAGTTATGAAACAATTGGTTTTCTGGCTCCTTTATTAGTTTTGATTTTACGTCTGCTTCAAGGGCTTGCTCTTGGGGGCGAATATGGGGGCGCAGCTACGTATGTTGCCGAACATTCTCCAGCAGGAGAAAAAGGATACTGGACTTCTTGGATTCAAACTACTGCTACTGTTGGTTTATTTATTTCGCTGATGGTTATTTTGGCAACCAAAAGTATACTTTCTGCAGAAGCTTTTGATTCATGGGGATGGCGAGTTCCTTTTTGGGTCTCGATTGCCATGGTTGGCGTTTCGTACTTAATTAGAAAAAACATGGATGAATCTCCTGTTTTCGCGAAAGCCAAAAAAGAAGGAACAACAAGCACAAATCCGCTGAAGGAAAGTTTTGGGAACAGATACAACTTAAAGTTTGTTCTTTTGGCGTTGTTTGGAGCTACAATGGGGCAAGGTGTTGTATGGTACACAGGACAGTTCTATGCCATGAGCTTTATGAAAACAGTAATGAATGTTGATTCCTCTCAAGTGGATGAACTGTTAGGAGTTGCTCTTTTAATCGGCACTCCATTTTTTATTGTTTTTGGATGGCTAAGCGACAAAATTGGCCGCAAATATATTATGATGTTCGGAATGCTGGTGGCTATACTATCGTACAGACCTATTTACAAAATGATGTACGACACGACAGATATAAGCAAGAAAACAGAGATTCTTGAAAATCCGAGAATCACGACCGAAAATAAGGCTGATGGAACTTCGATTACAATTACAGAAAAAAAATATACAGACGGAACATCCGTTGTGGAGAAAAAAACGTATGTGGATAAAAAAGACACTCAAACTAGTGTATCAATATCAATCAATTCAAGCAATAAATGGACTTTAACCTTTTTAGTTTTTATTCAAGTGCTATTTGTAACAATGGTTTATGGTCCGATTGCGGCCTTTTTAGTCGAAATGTTTCCAACTAAAATCAGATATACTTCTATGTCATTGCCTTATCATGTTGGAAACGGAATTTTTGGAGGGTTGCTTCCTGCTATTTCCACTTACTTTGTATCACACGCCAAAACAGCAGGCAAAGCCGATTTTTATTTGGATGGATTATGGTATCCTATAATTATTGCTGGAATCTGCTTTGTTATTGGAATGATTTATATTGACAACAAAAACAAAATTACTCACCTTTAA
- a CDS encoding type III pantothenate kinase translates to MILTVDVGNTRIKASVFEDNTALENFVFEKNELEKKIEKILEKYSKCSDLVVASVGSIEKQSFLTFENRLKVHFFTHEDVFPFHNKYATPKTLGIDRMILAAGATLQFPKQNRLVIDAGTCITYDFIDENDNYLGGAISPGLRLRYESLHNFTARLPLLSLETPDSYIGNSTAQAIHSGVVNGFVYEIDGFIDEYRKEFSNFIIILTGGDADFLAKRLKNTIFANSNFLLESLSQTYQYKIDND, encoded by the coding sequence ATGATTTTAACGGTCGATGTAGGGAATACAAGAATTAAAGCGTCTGTCTTTGAGGATAATACTGCTCTTGAAAATTTTGTTTTTGAGAAAAATGAACTCGAAAAAAAAATTGAAAAAATTTTAGAAAAATATTCAAAATGCTCCGATTTGGTCGTCGCTTCGGTCGGAAGTATCGAAAAACAATCCTTTTTAACTTTCGAAAATAGACTGAAAGTTCATTTTTTTACCCACGAAGATGTTTTTCCTTTCCATAATAAGTATGCAACCCCAAAAACCTTGGGTATAGATAGAATGATTTTGGCGGCAGGAGCAACGCTTCAATTTCCAAAACAAAATCGTTTGGTTATAGATGCTGGAACTTGCATTACCTACGATTTTATCGACGAAAACGATAATTATTTAGGAGGAGCCATCTCTCCTGGTCTCCGTTTAAGATATGAGTCGCTGCATAATTTTACGGCCAGACTGCCGTTATTAAGCTTAGAAACGCCCGATTCTTACATAGGAAATTCGACTGCACAAGCCATACATTCTGGCGTTGTCAATGGTTTCGTCTATGAGATTGACGGTTTTATCGATGAATATCGCAAAGAGTTTTCAAATTTTATCATAATTTTAACGGGAGGCGATGCAGATTTTTTGGCTAAACGATTAAAAAATACCATATTTGCCAATTCAAATTTCCTTCTGGAGAGTTTGAGCCAAACATATCAATATAAAATCGACAATGATTAA